CGTGCTGGCACCAATCTTTAGTGGTAAGGTGAAAAGTCTTtggttgaaaaaaaattaagggcCTATAGTGCATCAATCTATCCCAAGTATTCACTATGTTGTATCTTTCTTGAAACTCTTTTTTCCAGCTAGAATGGTGATGGCAGAGAGGAAGGATACAGGGCCAATCAGGCCGTGTCACATGCGAGAAGCGTATAGAAGACTAAAACTTGAAGGCAAGATTCCAAAAAGATCAGTGCCAAGGCTTTTCCGTTAGCCAACCATGGAAGCTACTTGTGCTATTATTTCAGGTTTCCTTCGTCCTCCTCCTAGCTTGGACCATTTGACCTTAAAGATCATTCCGCTTTTGGATTGTGATGATACTTTTCTTGCTCTGCGTTTTCAGGCCATGTAAACATAGCTGGCCCACAAAGCTTGGAAGGTATGCAGATGCTTTTGGATTTGCTTGTTTAAATCTGCAGAACCTATTCATTATAATGCGACATTTGGAAAAACAAGGATGTTATTATACCTCCTGATCCGGAACCCAAAAATGGGGAAATAGAAACAGATACTCTTGAACATCTTGGCTAAAACATTACAGCatcactttattttttaaaggcaGAATTTGCTGTGCGCGCTAAATGCTAATACAAGAGATGGTTAGTGCCTTGAGTAAAGCACACAATCTCTTTAACGTTTCTATAGAGTTTTTTCATCATGGTGTTTTTGTGCATAAATTACTAAAAGTGTGGACTTACATCATCAATTGATGAGCTAATCACTCGTATTTTGAACTTTTGGTGCACCCAAATGAAAAGAAACGATTGACAACAATGCTTATTCATTCACCAAGTACATTGAGCCAGGCAAAAGaagctaatttttttttgttgaccAGAAAAGAGATACAAAAGGCAGTATGAGGAGTAAGTTTGAGTTCTAATTTGGGAACTGACATCATTTGGCAGCAGGGTATAAGTACCTAATTTTATATCTTCAAATTCATAATCTGGATGTAAGCTTTTTGGAGAACAAGTAGGTCAAGGGGCAGTCCCGTGcactatgcgcagggtccggggaagagtctattgtacgcagccttaccttgcatttttgTCAGAGAttattttcaaggcttgaacccgtgatctcttggtcacatggcagcaactttactgGTAGAACATGGTTTTGGCCTAGAGCACCTACTTGCTCCTTTAtaggtattattattattatgctagcattattttattcttcaattttattactgttgttttttttctctttatttaggttatctttacttttttttttgttggttttCTGTCTTCAATATTTTCACcttctttttgtattttgtaaTTTGCATTTTTGAGCCAAATCAGAAACAGTTTCTCTACCCACAAAGATAAGGATAAAATTTTACACCCAACTTTCTCAAATACACTTGTGAAATTATATcggatatgttattgttgatgtagctttaaaaattaaaatttatttgctGGATGAGATTGATGTTCAATGTTTGCTGCTTGTATCTCATTGACTGTTGATGCTGACGAGTACTAGAAGTTGtttttgaaaagttgaaaaaagtaGCTTCTGCTTGaagcattttttaaaaagtttggtGAATTTGTTGATCTAATATTGCGAAAAGTGCTTCAACTAATTAATCAAACACCAATTATTCCACTCTAAATGTACTTTTAAGAAGATTTTGGAAGCTTGGCCAAATAAAATTAGTTCTAATGTTGGTGAAATAAGCTTTAATTTTAATCTGTAGGTATATTCTATTGTAACAAATATCAGCGTGTTGAAGGGGTTTTAATTAAATCTCTTTTATCGAACACATTAAAGGGTAAACACTTTTTACTAAGAATTTCTCCATTCTTAAGCTCAAAagcaaaatttttatttaaaaaagagtGATTCATTTCACCACATTCTTTGGTTATAGATAGCCCTTGCTTATGCTTATTTACATATAGTTGCCTATACAAAGAACTTGGCTAAATAAGTTCTCAATTTCCATGAAAGATGAAGCAATCAATAAAATTACAAGAAAATAGTTAAATATTACCTGCCCAAGTCTAAAATTGTAATAATCTAATATGTTGGTTCGCCTCTTGCCTTTTGattatatgaagaaaaaaattcttatttaaaaaGGGAATGATATATCCCTCAACTTCGTCATTTCTGTTGATATATTTCTCGTTATAAAAGTGGCTCATATATACCATACTGTTATATAAATGGCTCACATATATTATTATACAAATGGCTAACATATACCCCTATTGTTATACAAATGACTCATATATACTCCTACCGTTATAAAAGTGGCTCACATATACCCTGTACCATTACAAAAACGgctcacatatacccttttCATATAAGGGAagtgaaaaattaattttaaatatacaatatatttGATCTTTCTCACACAtgaattattgattttttgtaattatcattatttgaatttattattcttatttcacatttttctttcattctttagtgtaaaaatatgagaaataaaaaaaaaagtgtgaatggaaaaggagaaaaaaagtaagaaaaaatttaaaacttatcTTTTTTTGTGgctatattataatttattttttgtatattttaaaaaaaattggggcaaCAATATATCCTAAATCATACCAGAAAAttagtgaaaaaataaatttgaccatcaaaaataaaattaaaattaaattagctattgaattaaagaagtaaaaaagcgtgaaaagaatcaaatatactcctatatgaattattattttaacaaaaaaattaaatttaaaaattaaatttttacttCCGTTATAGGAAAAGGGTGTATGTGAGAGCTACTTTTATAATGAGAAATATATCAGCTCTATTTTAACAAAAcataaatatttctcatttcacCCTGAGGACCTCACGAAATAAATAACCAAAAGCCAACAGAAGTGAAAATATGAATGAACTAACCGTTTCCTCTGCCTCTGTAACAAAGGTGTTAAATTCGTTGAGCTAAAGTTAAATGAGCCCTCTCTAATAGGTTCATGCTTTAAGAAGAAATGACTCCACCTAGCGCCTCACCTTAATGCTACATACGAACTAAGACGCTCTAGAAGAAAGACCTTGGGGAATTAGCTAGTTaccaacaacatactcagtgtaATCCCGTAAGTGGGATCTAAGGAGtctagagtgtacgcagaccttatcccTGCTTTTAAGATGAGATTTGTAAAATAATTCCACATACAAATCTCTTGCCAAAATTATTATGGTCAAAACCCTTCACAAATTCATCACAACAAGACTAATCCTAGAGGGAGATTAAACAGTACTCCcttcgtttcaatttatttgtcataatttcatttttagtccgtttaaaaaaaatgttttttttctttttgtgacAACTGTCTCTTTTCTTTATtgacaactctttaatttcaactttccacctgacatgtttaagaccacgaAATGAAAGGAgattttggtacattctacacatctttagtttaagaccacaagatctaaaagtcatttttactttcttaaacccTGTGAAGTCAAAATctaacaaaaaaattgaaacagagggagtacATTATATGCCAACTTTCCCCAGTACAGAATTCATTTGTCAATCATATATGAAATGAGTTCAGGGAAAATAGGACCACAGGACTCTTTAAACCTGCCTCCTCTGTGTCTCTCTTTTTCGATGAATTATGTTGAAGAACATTAACAGGTATCAAGAAGATGCAGTAGTTACAGAAGAAAGAAAGTGCCAGCTCTGTCACAATAACAAGAAAACTATAAGACTAATGAGCTGACAAATTCCAAAAATAGGTCAGGACTGTTCATAGGAAACAGGCTAATCCAGCTAAATAAGTTTAAACCAAACATTTAGCTTTTAGGGAGCTGTTTGAAGTTGAGGTACCATCAAAATATCTGTGGTTCCTTTTAGACCATATACACCAGAAAATGCATGCAGACACcatattccaaatattcttgATGGGGTTTTATCAACTTTCCATGCACTCCAGGACTCATAAGCATCTCTGACACTACATGTCATAGACTATTTCTGACCAAAAATAGATAGAAACATGTTCCAGACATCTGAATAAACAGGTGGTTAATAGTTTCTGACCTGGAGAGACACATGTGGTGTCTGTTGGCTAACTGGAAGCTTCTTCCGATGAGCTTGACTTGAGTTAAGCAAGCATCATTCAGCTTACATATAACCTGCCCCTCCATGACTATCACTAGATCAACTACGGCTTACATATATCCTGCCACCGTTCCTCTACATCATATCCCTCTAAAAGAACATTCAAGCCACGTACGAACATAAGGAAGCGATGCCATTTTATCAGAGATTCAACAACACCTCTTTCACTTATCATTTTATTCTCATGTTCTGTACATTCTTCCTAAAAATTGTACTGTGGCCAAAGCTTCGTTACACTCTCATCATCACCTATACACAATATTGTCCTGTTTTCTTTCGGACTTCATCGATCTCCTGCTTTTGTAGTGAACTAGCACATACACGGTTCCACATGTAATCCGGAGAGTGATAGTCTTGGTTTCAATTTTCAAGTACCAGAATTACATAAATTCTAATAATTCTCAAGCAAAGTGCATgaagccaaaaaaaataattcagttTCTTCTCACAACTTAGCAACCCAACTGAATTCAGTAAGATATTCCACCTACCTATGAGAGTATCACTTACCCACAACTTAGCAACCCACTGCAGTATAATAGTAAGGGAACTTGTCATGAGTGATGATGCATAATAAAGGATATCCTTCGAGGCTGAGCACAAGGACATCCTCAATTGAAGGATATTCATGATAATAAGTTAATTTTATGTTTGTTCGTTCAAAGGATTATACCAAAAAGGGAATTGGATTATGGCCCCAAAACATAAGTACAGCCAACGTGGAGTTCCTTTTCGAATTATATCTCAAGGGGACAATTGGTGAAAATTTACCTAATCCATATTGCATGTTTCAGGCTTTTGTAACCTTTTCATGGGAGGTGTACATGTGCAGAAAAGAGAATCACAGAAAAGGTGGAGAAATTAGGGCCAAGCAAAGTAAAATATAGTTATAGTTCAAGAGTCAAATATGAATATCCCACTAAGTCTTAAACAGAATATATGTCACCTTCCTTCGATTGGGTTCATGCTTCGGACAATAACCGTTGCTTTACATCCCACAAAAGTTCCTTTTCCATGCATCCTATTGAGTTAAATCTTCCTCCTCCCATAAAAGTGGGGTAAATATGACAGAATCAGCAGAAACAACATTTAAAACCAGCTGTAACTAATGCTGTTCCAACAGAGAGCTCCAAGCATCTGATTCTTGACAACAGCGCTCAAAAGCATCGAAAGAAGCAACACTTCACATCAATCAAATTTCTAGTACAATTACAAATGGAGTTGCATATCAGCATTCCTTATTTTCAGTTGCTCATCGGCTGTTAAGTTTTTAAGCAATCTATATTCTAAGTCCTTGGCCTTTTTTCGCAATGCAGCTGTAAGTCAGTGAGTCCTCATCAATGATTTATCTTATATTTGTTCGAAAGACATTGCTACTTGAACAAACTAGCAGTAGGCAATTCAATTCATTATGGAACCTTGATGCTAATAGAACGTCAGACACCTCAGGTTTATCTTCGCAGCACTCGCGTGACTAGATTTTAGCTCCGGCCAATCTGATGCAAAAGCAAATACCATCCAACAAGACTCTAAAGTGTTGGTCTTTGAACATTATAGGGCAGAGAAAAAATTTTAACCTCATAAAAGTAGAGCATCAATTCTAATATTATCAAACACATGTTCAATGAAACAGCCAGTACGCCACATAACTGGATGAACCTCAAAACTGTAAGCAACACTAACAACAACATACACTgtataatcccacaagtggggtctggggagggaaGTGTGTACGCAAAACTTACCCCTAACTTAAAAAGGTAGAAAGACGGTTTccaatagaccctcggctcaaaacaaatgacaacaacaacaagaagcaGGGACAAgaacaagaaaattcaacaattaATGCTAAAGAATCAAGCAATAGAAATAGAAATCTAAGAATACGAAAATACAAGACTAATACTAATCAAAACTGTAAGCATACTCAAGCAAATGCAAGCCATGAAAAAATGACACTTATTAAGTGCTGAATAGCATGAAACTTTCCATTCTTTAACAGATGTCACCAAGTTGCTCTCAAAGATTGCAAATTTGAGGCAAATACCCCAAATAATTCAATATATGTGTTTTTTGCAAATGCACCTAAATTGTCCTTGCCACATAAATAGTTCAGCAAGACCTCCCCAATTGGATTGGTAGAGTATCAAAACCCCCAACGTATCCTAATATATTAGTTAAACAAAATATAGAAAACTAAAGGTTCCTAAAAGAACATATGATCACATTAACCTCAATCCTACTTATTGGTCACGGAGACGCCAAGCTTTCCTGCCACAATCACAGTAGTCGCCATATCGAGAAACATGCCATGCTCAACCACACCTGCAAGCCTCAAAATTGCATCACTAGCTTCCTTTAAATCACCCATATCACTCTTGAAATACAAGTCAATAATGTAATTCCCATTATCAGTAACATATGGTTCACCACCACTCTCCCCAACTACCCTCAGCTTCCCAACACAACCAGCTTCAATAAACAACATCTCAAGCCTTCTCAATGTAAATTCCCAACAAAAGGGTACAATCTCCACTGGCATAGCAAGGCCAGTACCACCCAAATGACTCACCAATTTTGACTCATCAACAATGACAATGAATTTCTTGCAAGCAGCTTCTACCattttctcccttaacaatgagcctcctcttcCTTTAACCAAATTCATTTGTGGGTCAACTTCATCAGCACCATCAATAGCCAAATCAACAATTGGGTGTGCATTCAGATCTGATAAGGGTATCCCCAATGAAACAGCTTGTTCATGGGTAATACTTGATGTGGGTATTCCTACAATGTTCTTCAATTTCCCAATCTTCAATAATTCTGCTATACGGTCTACAGCATGTTTAGCTGTAGACCCTGTTCCAAGACCCAAAACCATGCCAGACTCAACAAACTCAACAGCCTTATATGCAGCAATTTTCTTCAACTCATCTTGGGATAAAATGGCAGGTGATGGGGTAGGAGAAACCATCACTGATGGCTTCAAATTCTTAGCCTTTTCAGACCCAAAAAAATGAGGGTATGCAATGGCCATATCTCTAAATTGCAAAATCAAGAATCAAGAATCAAGTGTTTGTTTTCAAGAAAAAAGGATAAAGCTTTCACCTTTAAATCAAGAATCCAAATGTTTGTTTCCAAGAAAAAGGATAAAGCTTTCACCTTTAATGTGTATAAGGGTTCTCCAAGGAGAAAGGGGTTAATGGGTATGTTTGATTTGTAGGCTATAACATTGGTAAAGAAAGGTAAGAGGAGATTTAGGGCTAAAAGATGTTAACTGAGAAGAACCAAGAAAGTAGGAAAGGGATATATATAGGAAAgttaaggagaaaaaaaagaagagaaaaagtaACATTATTAAGAGTAAATTAATCAAAAGATTTCATtgactaatatttttttaaatgaggAGGAAATTGAGGGGTCTAGGGAAGGAGCACACACAATAGAGGCCAGCTAGAAAGCGCGGAGGTAGGAAGGATGATTTGGTTGGAGGGAGGAGGCAATGATATTTTTGTGATCATATACAACAAAATCTACTTTACcaaacaattcaaaatatgattttaagtgGATGTTCATGATCTCTTTTTCTTATGTGGGGCTCATTTAAAGTGGGCAAGTTGCTTATtgtttttttcctcttctttctagcttttttttactataaattatcaattttttggCATTGAAAATGATATACACAGATACGTTTTTCCTTCTCTActccttctttttcttattctcctttcctttttattttgctaaattagtttttttttttttatgttttcagcacgagcctccatcgttttgagctatatttttaagaagataacaaaaggggtaagaattttattttcttaaaatatctaatatttctaaacttgaattttattttcttaaaatatctaatatttctaaacttgaatATGTTGCTCTTGACATATTTGGAAAATGTTACTCATCATGGACACTAAATGccgaaatacatctagaatcgatgggtctggcagacaccatcaaagatgataatacagcatctagtcaagaccgtgtcAAAGTCATGATATTTCTCCACCACCATCTTGACAAAGGATTAAAATTACAGTACATTACATTAAAGGATCCCCTTAAATTGtgaaagaatctaaaagaaagaaatgaccacctgaagttggtcatccttccacaggcacgtcatgattgattaaatttgaaaaatgaattttaaaaatataactgaatataattctgcgttgtttagaattatagctcaattaaatttatgcggagaaaaaattactgagcaagataaacttgaaaaaacatactccacatttttaCCAGCGAATATGCTGCAGTAGTAATatcgtgaaaagggttttaagaaatattctgaattactttctcaccttctgatTGTTGAACGTCACaataaactattaatgaaaaattatgatagtcaACTCGTtagttctttgccactccctgaagtgaatcagacaaattataaccaacgagaaagaggtcatggccccagtcgtggtcgtgatcgaagaagaaattataatcatgatgctcggctggcaccgaaaAATGATCAGcagtataaaaagaagagtgaaaagccagaagcttttaccaaagaaaaattcaaatagTAAGATTTtgaacgaggcacaacatctatggatattgaaaataactatatatatacgtgttctttcactagaatttttcttttatatgaacATCCAAGGGAGATTATTATGATATAAGTGGATGTCTTTTTCTTGTATGGGGCCCACTTAAAGTGGGCAGGTTGTccactagtttttttttcttctttttagcTTTTTTCTGGCTATAAATTGCTAGTTTCTTTGGCATTGAAAATGATATACACAGATATGTTTTCACTTCTCTACTCCTCCTTCTTTCtcatattctcctttccttcttattttgttaagttagtttattttataacagttCCATCTTTTCTAAGTAATTTATGATTTATTGAGAGAGTCGTTATTTGTCAAAAAAACATATGTCCAAATAGAGACGTAATAGACATTTCACACGTGATCTCTTGATAATCGATtagaattatacaaatattattagAAATCGTTTGGTGGACggataaaaaaaagttatttaaaGTAGATAGAGAGAGTCGTTATTTGTCAAAAAAACATATGGCCAAATAGAGACGTAATAGACATTTCACACGTGATCTCTTGATAATCGATtagaattatacaaatattattagAAATCGTTTGGTGGACggataaaaaaaagttatttaaaGTAGATAGAAAATtagttatttatgtataaaattaatacgatatttgattgataatttagAAACACTCATAACTAATATATGCATaaattatgaaagaatctatatattattttatagaaaATAGTAAGTAAAATAGctagtaaatacatatataactaaCCCTTTCAAAGTACCATCAACAATTCCCAACATCTTacacaaaatatataaacaaaacCATTTATTTCCACTTTTTAGTTTTTACCTCTTACAAGCCCATAACTTTGTTACAAGAACCTTTCTATTACCCATAAGGGTCGTGGagtagtaaatatttttttatttttaattcgagGTCTCAGGTTCATATCTCTCTAGTTATGGAGTCGTCTTGATTAGAAAACGCTTTATCCTTAATGTGAGACTTTTCAATgcgaatttaaatttaatcagaCTCCAATGTAGGTAACGAACACCGTAtgaaaagtaataataataaaaagaaccTCCCCATTTCTTTCTTCAAACAAGAGGTTACTTTAGGGGGTGGGGTATAGGGGTGTTCCAAAACCCTTATAAAACCCCACCTAATTATCCAACTCTAGTTCGTCcaacaaacttcaaaaatcttgaATCTTAAGAATTAAAGATGGCTTCTAATACTTTTTCCAAATCAATGTTTGTGATATGTCATGTGGTTTGTGCTTTTGGTAATGCAATTGGAGGTAAATTAAATTAAGATTTTAACATCACAAGAGGTGAAGGCAGAACAAAGATACTCAACAATGCAAAGCTTTTAACTCTCTCACTTACAAAATCTCTTGCGTTTTCAATCCAAGAATGAAAATCTCTTTGGTAAAATTTACATGCAACTCAAACTTGTCCTTGAAACTTTTTATCTGGTGTTTGCGTTTTTTATTTGAACTATCATTATGTATTTGTCAAAATACGCCTCAAAATTAATGAGTTGACATATGGATGAAATGTTATGGGAAAATTAAGTTATCACACGACTTTTGGTGGTGGTATTCAAATATTTGGTCTAGTTAGCTTCGAGAGGTCATTTGATTAATAGTTGATATAATTCAGATAGAAAACACAAATATCTcatatttcaaatattgaaCTCACAAAAAAATGATACtttaaatgtgtttttgacTGTCATCTCTAGATTTTACTATGttcattgagttgaaatgaAACTGATTTGCTTTTAACTTTGAATTTATTGTAGTAGTCATCACTAGGGCCAACACATAATGAGAGAGATTTTGAATTCTTGGGAAATGTAAGTGGTGATCCTTATACTCTGCACACTAATGTATTTAGTCAAGGCAAAGGCAACAAAGAACAAATATTTCATCTTTGGTTCAATCCAACTGCTGAATTCCACACCTATTCCATCCTATGGAATCCACAACGCATCATGTAAGTAATTAAAGATTCAAACTTTCTTCAAAATTTACACTTCTTGGGATAAAATCTTGACTTGGGGTTCTCTTGTTTTTTCAGAAAGT
This sequence is a window from Solanum dulcamara chromosome 10, daSolDulc1.2, whole genome shotgun sequence. Protein-coding genes within it:
- the LOC129871301 gene encoding probable ribose-5-phosphate isomerase 2; translated protein: MAIAYPHFFGSEKAKNLKPSVMVSPTPSPAILSQDELKKIAAYKAVEFVESGMVLGLGTGSTAKHAVDRIAELLKIGKLKNIVGIPTSSITHEQAVSLGIPLSDLNAHPIVDLAIDGADEVDPQMNLVKGRGGSLLREKMVEAACKKFIVIVDESKLVSHLGGTGLAMPVEIVPFCWEFTLRRLEMLFIEAGCVGKLRVVGESGGEPYVTDNGNYIIDLYFKSDMGDLKEASDAILRLAGVVEHGMFLDMATTVIVAGKLGVSVTNK